A stretch of Miscanthus floridulus cultivar M001 chromosome 13, ASM1932011v1, whole genome shotgun sequence DNA encodes these proteins:
- the LOC136500012 gene encoding exocyst complex component EXO84B-like yields the protein MASLRHRRGIGAAKGYDDYIHDNGSGTAPPDTDTATDPEEEDDDEEEEEEEEEEEDGRRLHLGVQSMTAKGIQHLCSELLEIKKASEQDFSANVYLSYLSFIRMFQEAGDLDKDVHHLKRQVVAHRRLVQHLSTNCLYSSSSSSMEAADMDGILLPEHQGERDEELELDVLLSEHRMDEALQLLELQGQALQTMQQQAAGADDDAEAIAFASSVRALSARKERVAGSLVSVAQNQRTPRPELLRALSGLCRLGDEERANHLLFELHRASVARGVEELRASRGHHHNSGGGGGNYIKDLARVVFSSIVRTSRSFVALHGHPSPYTPRLVRWAREEMEDLSAAFSEYVRSMSSPATAAHSLALALEAAECAVSYSPLLRAVDVVASERDVVGLVVPCVRDAVAMYGRHLREVVRLLVASDAWVLGRFLMPPGVVQGAAGAPQAEYCLLTTNGRKFVTLIQEVVEDVAWPLHSLGIGTNDSSVGLQLVAELFREYMHSIVELIPRKEAAALQLQDEATGDERYTWQLAVLINCTTLVSLFPVMASGVFRTPSPPTSDFPASAQREVDSLISLVKEAAGQVWSCFCQQFIRDTMSSSAQGRRFGSGTPPPQAQGAMTPSVAFQVVFLRVRRLSEVYGTILSGEDGTMKKLLRELMEAMICWLSINLDSWAVHGAAQVQLDVHFLLEFARLGGFCSESIRSGAMDLLIKAQEKVAGGELDGVDEVGGGGWAADAAKHAVQVLLAMGDGDVAAADAGEESDEMARRNISDEEAGQEEAPEDEDEDEDEDEDETGATNKSSDEFISLEDEEDEDDGVRMPPPAALSSEIQKPGYSEMDDGEERTNIRSGHHPELEQGGGDGNVRVGDETQDEEGMCHDAIQQQIEEQSSSSWEDIIDGEAGGGGSSRTRRQSSALVMAAGKDAPSRSRKKRETVSRSSKPRWHI from the exons ATGGCGTCTCTGAGGCACCGCCGCGGCATCGGAGCGGCCAAGGGCTACGACGATTACATCCATGACAACGGCAGCGGGACAGCACCACCTGACACCGACACCGCCACGGAtccggaggaggaggacgatgacgaggaggaagaagaggaggaggaggaggaggaggacggccgCCGCCTGCACCTGGGAGTCCAATCCATGACTGCAAAG GGCATACAACACCTGTGCTCTGAGCTCCTCGAAATCAAGAAGGCCTCGGAGCAAGACTTCAGCGCTAATGTTTATCTCAGCTACCTCTCCTTCATTAG GATGTTCCAAGAAGCTGGTGATCTGGACAAGGACGTTCATCACCTGAAGCGTCAGGTCGTGGCACACAGGCGGCTGGTCCAGCATCTCAGCACCAACTGCCTGtactcatcgtcgtcgtcatcgatg gaggccgccgaCATGGACGGAATCCTCCTCCCAGAACATCAAGGCGAACGCGACGAGGAGCTGGAACTGGACGTGCTTCTGTCCGAGCACcggatggacgaggccctccagctCCTGGAGCTGCAAGGCCAAGCGCTGCAGACGATGCAGCAGCAGGCCGCTGGCGCCGACGACGACGCCGAAGCGATCGCGTTCGCGTCGAGCGTGCGCGCGCTGTCCGCCAGGAAGGAGAGGGTCGCCGGCAGCCTGGTCTCCGTGGCGCAGAACCAGCGGACGCCGCGGCCCGAGCTCCTCAGGGCGCTCTCCGGCCTCTGCAGGCTCGGCGACGAGGAGCGGGCGAACCACCTGCTCTTCGAGCTGCACCGCGCGAGCGTCGCCCGCGGCGTGGAGGAGCTGCGCGCGTCGCGAGGTCACCACCACaacagcggcggcggaggcggcaacTACATCAAGGACCTGGCGCGCGTGGTCTTCTCCTCCATCGTGCGGACGTCGAGGAGCTTCGTGGCACTGCACGGGCACCCGTCTCCCTACACCCCTCGGCTCGTCCGGTGGGCGAGGGAGGAGATGGAGGACCTGAGCGCCGCCTTCTCCGAGTACGTGAGGTCCATGTCGTCGCCCGCTACTGCCGCCCATAGCTTGGCTCTGGCGCTGGAGGCTGCCGAGTGCGCGGTCTCCTACTCCCCCCTGCTGAGGGCCGTCGACGTCGTCGCCTCCGAGCGAGACGTGGTTGGCCTCGTCGTGCCCTGCGTCCGAGACGCCGTCGCCATGTATGGCAGGCATCTCAGGGAGGTGGTCCGGCTGTTGGTGGCTTCCGACGCCTGGGTGCTCGGCAGGTTCCTCATGCCACCTGGAGTCGTGCAGGGTGCTGCTGGAGCACCGCAGGCTGAGTACTGCCTGCTCACAACCAACGGAAGGAAATTTGTCACCCTTATACAG GAGGTTGTGGAAGACGTAGCGTGGCCGTTGCACAGTCTTGGGATTGGGACGAACGATTCATCAGTAGGCTTGCAGCTTGTGGCGGAGCTGTTCAGGGAGTACATGCACTCCATCGTGGAGCTCATCCCCAGAAAGGAAGCAGCTGCTCTCCAGCTCCAAGACGAAGCGACCGGTGACGAGCGGTACACGTGGCAGCTCGCCGTGCTAATCAACTGCACGACGTTGGTGTCCCTGTTTCCGGTCATGGCGTCCGGCGTCTTCAGGACACCATCACCACCGACGTCGGATTTTCCGGCGTCAGCGCAAAGGGAAGTCGACAGCCTCATCTCGCTGGTCAAGGAAGCGGCCGGGCAGGTGTGGAGCTGCTTCTGCCAGCAGTTCATACGAGACACCATGTCGTCGTCAGCGCAGGGCCGCCGCTTCGGAAGCGGAACACCGCCGCCGCAGGCGCAGGGCGCGATGACGCCTTCCGTGGCTTTCCAGGTGGTGTTCCTCCGGGTGAGGCGTCTGAGCGAGGTGTACGGCACCATCTTGAGCGGCGAGGACGGGACCATGAAGAAGCTGCTGCGGGAGCTGATGGAGGCGATGATCTGCTGGCTCTCCATCAACCTGGACTCGTGGGCCGTCCATGGCGCCGCCCAGGTCCAGCTCGATGTTCATTTCCTGCTGGAATTCGCGCGGCTCGGTGGTTTCTGCTCTGAGAGCATCAGGAGCGGCGCGATGGACTTGCTTATCAAAGCACAAGAGAAGGTGGCGGGTGGCGAACTGGATGGCGTCGAtgaggtcggcggcggcggctgggctgccgatgctgcAAAACACGCCGTGCAGGTGCTGCTAGCAATGGGGGATGGAGACGTGGCAGCGGCGGACGCTGGGGAGGAATCCGATGAGATGGCAAGGAGGAACATCAGTGACGAAGAAGCAGGCCAAGAGGAAGCAcccgaggatgaggacgaggatgaggatgaggacgaggatgagaCAGGGGCTACCAACAAGTCCAGCGACGAGTTCATAAgcctggaggacgaggaggacgaagATGACGGCGTAAGAATGCCTCCTCCTGCAGCTTTGTCATCAGAGATTCAAAAGCCCGGGTATTCAGAAATGGACGATGGAGAAGAGAGGACGAATATTCGATCAGGCCATCATCCCGAGCTTGAGCAGGGCGGAGGTGACGGCAATGTGCGAGTTGGTGACGAGACACAGGATGAAGAAGGGATGTGCCATGATGCCATACAGCAGCAGATTGAAGAGCAAAGCAGCAGTAGCTGGGAGGACATTATTGATGGCGAAGCAGGCGGCGGTGGGAGCAGCAGGACGCGGCGTCAGTCATCAGCTCTTGTGATGGCGGCAGGGAAGGATGCTCCTAGCCGGAGCAGGAAAAAGAGGGAGACAGTGAGCAGAAGCAGCAAGCCCAGATGGCatatataa
- the LOC136500419 gene encoding zinc finger C2H2 protein ECU02_0310-like — protein sequence MGGKCPHRKVKKRRLSHKTARRGKFLLKADDAVYDELVKLADQGKDAEAKELPVDEDLPGMGQFYCLYCDRYFASESVKDDHYRSKRHKKRVRVMSGPAPHTQLDAELAAGMGKPDNGLKLMSM from the exons ATGGGAGGCAAGTGCCCGCACCGCAAGGTCAAGAAGCGCCGCCTCTCGCACAAGACGGCTCGCCGCGGCAAGTTCCTCCTCAAGGCCGACGATGCCGTCTACGACGAGCTCGTCAAGCTGGCCGACCAGGGCAAGGACGCTGAAGCCAAGGAGCTCCCCGTCGATGAGGACCTCCCAGGCATGGGACAGTTCTACTGCCTCTACTGCGA TCGCTACTTTGCAAGTGAAAGCGTGAAGGATGACCACTACCGCTCAAAGCGCCACAAGAAAAG GGTCAGGGTAATGTCTGGGCCAGCCCCACACACGCAACTTGATGCTGAACTTGCTGCTGGAATGGGAAAGCCTGACAATGGCCTGAAGCTTATGTCCATGTGA